A part of Augochlora pura isolate Apur16 chromosome 1, APUR_v2.2.1, whole genome shotgun sequence genomic DNA contains:
- the LOC144478766 gene encoding mannosyl-oligosaccharide alpha-1,2-mannosidase IA-like: MSLGGLGDSFYEYLLKAWLQSGKEDVEARQMYDEAIAAIDQHMIKISPGKLLYVSDLKYDRPDHKMGHLACFAGGMFALGAKTMENDLSDRYMTVAAGLTNTCHESYDRSVTKLGPEAFHFIEGNEAKSLKNGEKYYILRPETFESYFVMWRLTKDQKYREWGWEAVQALEKYCRVPGGFTGLHNVYLIDPPQDDVQQSYFFAETLKGVALQQYR; the protein is encoded by the exons ATGTCGTTGGGAGGACTCGGTGACAGCTTCTACGAATACCTGCTGAAAGCCTGGCTCCAGTCCGGCAAGGAAGACGTCGAGGCGCGTCAAATGTACGACGAGGCGATCGCTGCAATAGATCAACACATGATCAAGATATCACCGGGCAAGCTTCTCTACGTTTCCGACCTCAAGTACGACAGGCCGGACCATAAAATGGGACATCTCGCATGCTTCGCTG GTGGCATGTTCGCACTGGGTGCCAAAACCATGGAGAACGATCTGTCCGACAGATACATGACGGTGGCCGCCGGTTTGACCAACACGTGCCACGAATCGTACGATCGCAGCGTAACGAAACTCGGCCCGGAAGCATTCCACTTCATCGAGGGCAACGAGGCGAAAAGTTTAAAGAACGGCGAGAAATATTACATCCTGCGACCAGAA acCTTCGAATCGTATTTCGTGATGTGGCGGCTGACAAAGGACCAGAAATACCGGGAGTGGGGATGGGAAGCGGTCCAAGCGTTAGAGAAATATTGTCGTGTTCCTGGCGGCTTCACCGGCCTCCACAATGTTTACCTGATTGATCCGCCGCAGGACGATGTTCAACAGAGCTACTTCTTCGCCGAGACGCTCAAG gGGGTGGCATTGCAACAATATCGCTAA